In Streptomyces sp. NBC_00569, a single genomic region encodes these proteins:
- a CDS encoding carbohydrate ABC transporter permease codes for MPSAPRADHVATTTARRTGAWTPWLYLAPALLLLGGLLVYPVYQLGLISFLEYTQAQVSGGEPTTFQGLGNYATLFADEQFWQVLLATLLFAAACVVSTLAVGCALAVLLTRVRALPRLALMLAALGAWATPAVTGSTVWMFLFDPDFGPVNRVFGLGDFSWTYGRYSAFALVLLEVVWCSFPFVMVTVYAGIRAVPAEVVEAAALDGASQWRIWRSVLAPMLRPILLVVTVQSVIWDFKVFTQIYVMTNGGGIAGQNLVLNVYAYQKAFASSQYSLGSAIGVVMLLILLAVTLGYLRILRRRGEEL; via the coding sequence CTGCCTTCCGCACCGCGGGCTGACCACGTGGCCACCACCACCGCCCGCCGCACCGGCGCCTGGACCCCCTGGCTCTATCTCGCCCCCGCCCTGCTCCTCCTCGGCGGGCTCCTCGTCTATCCCGTCTACCAACTCGGCCTGATCTCGTTCCTCGAATACACCCAGGCCCAGGTCAGCGGCGGCGAGCCGACCACCTTCCAGGGACTCGGGAACTACGCGACCCTCTTCGCCGACGAGCAGTTCTGGCAGGTGCTGCTCGCCACGCTCCTGTTCGCCGCCGCGTGCGTCGTCTCCACCCTCGCCGTCGGCTGCGCCCTCGCCGTGCTGCTCACCCGCGTACGCGCGCTGCCCCGGCTCGCCCTCATGCTGGCCGCGCTCGGCGCCTGGGCGACCCCCGCCGTGACCGGCTCCACGGTCTGGATGTTCCTCTTCGACCCGGACTTCGGACCGGTCAACCGGGTGTTCGGGCTCGGCGACTTCTCGTGGACGTACGGCCGTTACAGCGCCTTCGCGCTGGTCCTGCTCGAAGTGGTGTGGTGCTCCTTCCCGTTCGTGATGGTCACCGTGTACGCGGGCATCAGGGCCGTCCCGGCGGAGGTCGTCGAGGCGGCGGCGCTCGACGGGGCCTCGCAGTGGCGGATCTGGCGCTCGGTGCTCGCACCGATGCTGCGGCCGATCCTCCTCGTCGTCACCGTCCAGTCGGTCATCTGGGACTTCAAGGTGTTCACCCAGATCTACGTCATGACGAACGGCGGCGGCATCGCGGGCCAGAACCTGGTACTCAACGTGTACGCGTACCAAAAGGCCTTCGCGTCCAGCCAGTACAGCCTCGGCTCGGCGATCGGCGTCGTCATGCTGCTGATCCTGCTCGCCGTCACGCTCGGCTACCTGCGGATCCTGCGCCGCAGAGGGGAGGAGCTGTGA
- a CDS encoding HelD family protein yields the protein MAAQAHQQTALDQDRDSVRDRETGVEQEHLDQVYRRLEEKIHEAEFLMNDAAQRGQVGTPGALAERDAQVFRAGIHLNRLNNEFEDFLFGRIDLLLGKDGKKGPDGAYTAVEPAEGSVREDADGKRTADIAETLHIGRIGVLDADYSPLVIDWRAPAAAPFYRSTPVDPGRVVRRRVIRSKGRKVLGVEDDLMRPELTAYLDGEQLPVIGDGALMAALGQARSHTMRDIVASIQAEQDLVIRAPAASVTYVEGGPGTGKTAVALHRAAYLLYQDRRRYAGGILIVSPTPLLVAYTEGVLPSLGEEGQVAIRAVGSLVDGAEATVYDSPAVARVKGSSRMLRVLRKAARGALELGTQEPRQGTGQLAFGEEPDEDRAAPAEQPTRLRVVAFGRRLELEAADLARIRQNALSGTAPVNLLRPRARKLLLDALWSQSGAGTRHSDPELAAELRSSFDDDITSEDDFLRFLDAWWPELTPRGVLAAMGDERRLGRWARRILNPGEVRKVARSLRRDALSVHDVALLDELNAVLGTPVRPRKKREYDPLDQLTGLEELMPSREETQRERAERLAQERTEYAHVIVDEAQDLTPMQWRMVGRRGRHATWTVVGDPAQSSWSDPDEAAEARDEALGSRPRRRFTLTVNYRNPAEIADLAAKVLALAMPGSESPSAVRSTGVRPMFAVVQDGLGQTVREEAARLLDQVDGTVGVVVAMNRRDEAARWLAGLGDRVVALGSLEAKGLEYDATVVVSPAEIADESPAGLRVLYVALTRATQQLTVVSGSRDEPDADGVPDLLRE from the coding sequence GTGGCCGCTCAGGCTCATCAGCAGACCGCGCTCGACCAGGACCGCGATTCCGTCCGGGACCGCGAGACCGGTGTCGAACAGGAACACCTCGACCAGGTGTACCGCCGGCTCGAGGAAAAGATCCACGAGGCCGAGTTCCTGATGAACGACGCGGCCCAGCGGGGACAGGTCGGCACGCCCGGCGCCCTCGCCGAGCGCGACGCCCAGGTGTTCCGCGCGGGGATCCACCTCAACCGGCTCAACAACGAGTTCGAGGACTTCCTCTTCGGCCGGATCGACCTGCTGCTCGGCAAGGACGGCAAGAAGGGCCCCGACGGCGCGTACACGGCCGTGGAGCCCGCCGAGGGGTCCGTGCGCGAGGACGCGGACGGGAAGCGGACCGCCGACATCGCCGAGACGCTCCACATCGGCCGGATCGGCGTCCTGGACGCCGACTACTCGCCCCTGGTCATCGACTGGCGCGCGCCGGCCGCCGCGCCCTTCTACCGCTCGACCCCGGTCGATCCGGGACGGGTCGTACGCCGCCGGGTCATCCGCTCCAAGGGCCGCAAGGTGCTCGGTGTCGAGGACGACCTGATGCGCCCCGAGCTGACCGCGTACCTCGACGGCGAGCAGCTGCCCGTCATCGGCGACGGCGCCCTGATGGCCGCCCTCGGCCAGGCCCGCAGCCACACCATGCGCGACATCGTGGCGTCCATCCAGGCCGAGCAGGACCTCGTGATCCGGGCCCCCGCCGCGTCGGTGACGTACGTGGAGGGCGGCCCCGGCACCGGCAAGACGGCCGTCGCCCTGCACCGCGCCGCGTATCTGCTCTACCAGGACCGCCGCCGGTACGCGGGCGGCATCCTGATCGTCTCCCCGACCCCGCTCCTCGTCGCCTACACCGAGGGCGTCCTGCCCTCGCTCGGCGAGGAGGGCCAGGTCGCGATCCGTGCGGTCGGCTCGCTGGTCGACGGCGCGGAGGCCACGGTCTACGACTCCCCGGCGGTGGCCCGCGTCAAGGGCTCCTCGCGGATGCTGCGCGTCCTGCGCAAGGCCGCGCGCGGCGCGCTCGAACTGGGCACGCAGGAACCGCGGCAGGGCACGGGCCAGCTCGCCTTCGGCGAGGAGCCCGACGAGGACCGGGCGGCCCCCGCCGAGCAGCCCACCCGCCTGCGCGTCGTCGCCTTCGGCCGCCGCCTGGAGCTGGAGGCCGCCGACCTGGCGCGGATCCGCCAGAACGCGCTGAGCGGCACCGCCCCCGTCAACCTGCTGCGCCCGCGCGCCCGCAAGCTCCTCCTGGACGCCCTGTGGTCGCAGTCCGGCGCGGGCACCCGCCACAGCGACCCGGAACTCGCCGCGGAGCTGCGCTCCTCGTTCGACGACGACATCACCTCCGAGGACGACTTCCTGCGTTTCCTCGACGCGTGGTGGCCCGAGCTCACCCCGCGCGGCGTCCTCGCCGCGATGGGCGACGAGCGCCGCCTCGGCCGCTGGGCCCGCCGGATCCTCAACCCCGGCGAGGTCCGCAAGGTCGCCCGCTCGCTGCGCCGCGACGCCCTGTCGGTGCACGACGTGGCGCTCCTCGACGAGCTGAACGCGGTCCTCGGCACGCCCGTACGCCCGAGGAAGAAGCGCGAGTACGACCCCCTGGACCAGCTCACCGGTCTCGAGGAGCTGATGCCCTCGCGCGAGGAGACGCAGCGCGAGCGCGCCGAGCGCCTGGCCCAGGAGCGCACGGAGTACGCGCACGTCATCGTCGACGAGGCGCAGGACCTCACGCCCATGCAGTGGCGGATGGTCGGCCGCCGCGGCCGGCACGCGACCTGGACGGTGGTCGGCGACCCCGCCCAGTCGTCCTGGTCGGACCCGGACGAGGCGGCCGAGGCCCGTGACGAGGCCCTCGGCTCCCGCCCGCGCCGCCGCTTCACCCTCACCGTGAACTACCGCAACCCGGCCGAGATCGCCGACCTCGCGGCCAAGGTCCTCGCGCTCGCCATGCCCGGCTCCGAGTCCCCGTCGGCGGTCCGTTCGACGGGGGTGCGCCCCATGTTCGCGGTCGTACAGGACGGCCTCGGGCAGACCGTCCGCGAGGAGGCGGCGCGCCTGCTCGACCAGGTCGACGGCACGGTCGGCGTCGTCGTCGCGATGAACCGGAGGGACGAGGCGGCGCGCTGGCTGGCGGGGCTCGGCGACCGCGTGGTCGCGCTCGGCAGCCTGGAGGCCAAGGGCCTGGAGTACGACGCGACGGTCGTCGTGTCGCCCGCGGAGATCGCCGACGAGTCCCCGGCCGGCCTGCGAGTCCTGTACGTGGCGCTGACCCGCGCCACACAGCAGCTCACGGTCGTCTCGGGCAGCCGCGACGAACCGGACGCGGACGGGGTGCCGGACCTGCTGCGTGAATGA
- a CDS encoding HU family DNA-binding protein translates to MNRSELVAALADRAEVTRKDADAVLAAFAETVGEIVAKGDEKVTIPGFLTFERTHRAARTARNPQTGEPINIPAGFSVKVSAGSKLKEAAKGK, encoded by the coding sequence ATGAACCGCAGTGAGCTGGTGGCCGCGCTGGCCGACCGCGCCGAGGTGACCCGCAAGGACGCCGACGCCGTGCTGGCCGCGTTCGCCGAGACGGTCGGCGAGATCGTCGCCAAGGGCGACGAGAAGGTCACCATCCCCGGCTTCCTGACCTTCGAGCGCACGCACCGTGCCGCTCGCACCGCCCGCAACCCGCAGACCGGCGAGCCGATCAACATCCCGGCCGGTTTCAGCGTGAAGGTGTCCGCGGGCTCCAAGCTCAAGGAAGCCGCCAAGGGCAAGTAA
- a CDS encoding NAD-dependent malic enzyme: protein MATAPSVSYSMTVRLEVPASGTAVSQLTTAVESHGGSVTGLDVTASGHEKLRIDVTIAASSTAHADEIVEGLNGIEGVVLGKVSDRTFLMHLGGKIEMQSKHPIRNRDDLSMVYTPGVARVCMAIAENPEDARRLTIKRNTVAVVTDGSAVLGLGNIGPMAAMPVMEGKAALFKRFADIDAWPICLDTQDTDAIVEIVKAIAPGFAGINLEDISAPRCFEIEARLREALDIPVFHDDQHGTAIVVLAALTNALRVAGKAIGDIRVVMSGAGAAGTAILKLLIAAGVKNAVVADIHGVVHADRADLVDAKADSPLRWIADNTNPEGLTGTLKEAVRGADVFIGVSAPNVLDGDDVAAMAEGAIVFALANPDPEVDPAIARQTAAVVATGRSDFPNQINNVLVFPGVFRGLLDAQSRTVNTEMMLAAAAALADVVSEDELNPNYIIPSVFNDKVAGAVAGAVRNAAKAIGGAVTGATAS, encoded by the coding sequence ATGGCAACGGCGCCCAGCGTCTCCTACTCGATGACGGTCCGCCTTGAGGTGCCCGCCAGCGGAACAGCGGTATCCCAACTCACGACGGCCGTGGAGTCCCACGGAGGCTCGGTGACCGGTCTCGACGTGACGGCGTCCGGCCACGAGAAACTCCGGATCGACGTCACGATCGCCGCGAGTTCCACCGCGCACGCCGACGAGATCGTCGAGGGCCTGAACGGCATCGAGGGCGTCGTCCTCGGCAAGGTCTCCGACCGTACGTTCCTGATGCACCTCGGCGGCAAGATCGAGATGCAGTCGAAGCACCCCATCCGCAACCGTGACGACCTGTCCATGGTCTACACGCCGGGTGTGGCCCGCGTGTGCATGGCGATCGCCGAGAACCCCGAGGACGCCCGGCGTCTGACGATCAAGCGGAACACCGTTGCGGTCGTGACGGACGGCTCCGCCGTGCTCGGCCTCGGCAACATCGGCCCGATGGCCGCCATGCCGGTCATGGAGGGCAAGGCGGCCCTCTTCAAGCGCTTCGCCGACATCGATGCCTGGCCGATCTGCCTGGACACCCAGGACACCGACGCGATCGTCGAGATTGTCAAGGCCATCGCCCCCGGCTTCGCGGGCATCAACCTCGAGGACATCTCCGCCCCGCGCTGCTTCGAGATCGAGGCCCGCCTGCGTGAGGCCCTCGACATCCCGGTCTTCCACGACGACCAGCACGGCACGGCCATCGTCGTCCTCGCCGCCCTGACGAACGCCCTGCGTGTCGCGGGTAAGGCCATCGGCGACATCCGCGTCGTCATGTCCGGCGCGGGCGCGGCCGGCACGGCGATCCTCAAGCTCCTGATCGCGGCCGGCGTCAAGAACGCGGTCGTCGCCGACATCCACGGTGTCGTGCACGCGGACCGCGCGGACCTCGTCGACGCCAAGGCCGATTCGCCGCTGCGCTGGATCGCCGACAACACCAACCCCGAGGGCCTCACGGGCACGCTCAAGGAGGCCGTGCGCGGCGCCGACGTGTTCATCGGGGTCTCCGCTCCGAACGTGCTCGACGGCGACGACGTGGCGGCCATGGCCGAGGGTGCGATCGTGTTCGCGCTCGCGAACCCCGACCCCGAGGTCGACCCCGCAATCGCCCGTCAGACGGCGGCAGTTGTGGCCACGGGCCGCTCGGACTTCCCGAACCAGATCAACAACGTCCTCGTGTTCCCGGGCGTCTTCCGTGGCCTCCTCGACGCCCAGTCGCGTACGGTCAACACGGAGATGATGCTGGCCGCCGCGGCCGCCCTGGCGGACGTGGTGAGCGAGGACGAGCTCAACCCGAACTACATCATTCCGAGCGTCTTCAACGACAAGGTCGCGGGCGCCGTCGCCGGAGCGGTGCGTAACGCCGCGAAGGCCATCGGCGGCGCTGTGACGGGCGCCACGGCCTCCTGA
- the murA gene encoding UDP-N-acetylglucosamine 1-carboxyvinyltransferase has product MTVTDDVLLVHGGTPLEGEIRVRGAKNLVPKAMVAALLGSEPSRLRNVPDIRDVRVVRGLLQLHGVTVRPGEEPGELIMDPSHVESANVADIDAHAGSSRIPILLCGPLLHRLGHAFIPGLGGCDIGGRPIDFHFEVLRQFGATIEKRADGQYLEAPQRLRGTKIRLPYPSVGATEQVLLTAVLAEGVTELSNAAVEPEIEDLICVLQKMGAIIAMDTDRTIRVTGVDKLGGYTHRALSDRLEAASWASAALATEGNIYVRGAQQRSMMTFLNTYRKVGGAFEIDDEGIRFWHPGGSLKSIALETDVHPGFQTDWQQPLVVALTQASGLSIVHETVYESRLGFTSALNQMGAHIQLYRECLGGSDCRFGQRNFLHSAVVSGPTKLQGADLVIPDLRGGFSYLIAALAAQGTSRVHGIDLINRGYENFMEKLVELGAKVELPGKALG; this is encoded by the coding sequence ATGACCGTCACCGACGATGTACTGCTTGTCCACGGCGGAACCCCGCTGGAGGGCGAGATCCGTGTCCGCGGCGCGAAGAACCTCGTGCCCAAGGCCATGGTGGCCGCGCTCCTCGGCAGCGAGCCGAGCCGACTGCGCAACGTCCCGGACATCCGGGACGTCAGGGTCGTTCGCGGCCTCCTCCAGCTGCACGGCGTGACGGTCCGCCCGGGTGAGGAACCCGGCGAGCTGATCATGGACCCGTCGCACGTGGAGAGCGCCAACGTCGCCGACATCGACGCGCACGCGGGCTCCTCGCGCATTCCGATCCTGCTGTGCGGGCCGCTCCTGCACCGGCTCGGCCACGCGTTCATCCCGGGCCTCGGCGGCTGTGACATCGGCGGCCGGCCGATCGACTTCCACTTCGAGGTGCTCCGCCAGTTCGGCGCGACCATCGAGAAGCGGGCGGACGGTCAGTACCTGGAGGCCCCGCAGCGGCTGCGCGGCACGAAGATCCGGCTGCCCTACCCGTCGGTCGGCGCGACCGAGCAGGTCCTCCTGACGGCCGTGCTGGCCGAGGGTGTGACCGAGCTCTCGAACGCGGCCGTGGAGCCCGAGATCGAGGACCTCATCTGCGTTCTGCAGAAGATGGGCGCGATCATCGCCATGGACACCGACCGGACCATCCGGGTCACGGGTGTCGACAAGCTGGGCGGCTACACGCACCGCGCCCTCTCGGACCGCCTGGAGGCCGCGTCGTGGGCGTCGGCCGCCCTGGCGACCGAGGGCAACATCTACGTCCGCGGCGCCCAGCAGCGCTCGATGATGACGTTCCTCAACACGTACCGCAAGGTCGGCGGCGCCTTCGAGATCGACGACGAGGGCATCCGCTTCTGGCACCCGGGCGGCTCGCTGAAGTCGATCGCCCTGGAGACGGACGTCCACCCGGGCTTCCAGACCGACTGGCAGCAGCCGCTCGTCGTGGCGCTGACGCAGGCCTCGGGCCTGTCCATCGTCCACGAGACGGTCTACGAGTCCCGTCTCGGCTTCACGTCCGCGCTGAACCAGATGGGCGCGCACATCCAGCTCTACCGCGAGTGCCTGGGCGGTTCGGACTGCCGCTTCGGCCAGCGCAACTTCCTGCACTCCGCGGTCGTGTCGGGCCCGACGAAGCTCCAGGGCGCCGACCTGGTCATCCCCGACCTGCGCGGCGGCTTCTCGTACCTGATCGCCGCCCTGGCCGCCCAGGGCACGAGCCGCGTCCACGGCATCGACCTGATCAACCGCGGCTACGAGAACTTCATGGAGAAACTCGTCGAGCTCGGCGCGAAGGTGGAGCTGCCGGGCAAGGCGCTGGGCTAG
- a CDS encoding YqgE/AlgH family protein: MTEVSSLTGRLLVATPALTDPNFDRAVVLLLDHDEEGSLGVVLNRPTPVGVGDILEGWGELAGDPGVVFQGGPVSLDSALGVAVIPGDEGPLGWRRVHGAIGLVDLEAPPELLASALGSLRIFAGYAGWGPRQLESELTDGAWYVVESEPGDVSSTDPEGLWRAVLRRQRSDLAMVATYPDDPSLN, encoded by the coding sequence ATGACCGAGGTGTCCTCGCTCACAGGGCGGCTGCTCGTGGCCACACCCGCCCTCACGGACCCGAACTTCGACCGGGCGGTCGTGCTGCTCCTCGACCACGACGAGGAGGGCTCGCTCGGCGTCGTCCTCAACCGGCCCACGCCGGTCGGGGTGGGCGACATCCTGGAGGGGTGGGGCGAGCTCGCCGGCGATCCGGGTGTCGTCTTCCAGGGCGGCCCGGTCTCGCTCGACTCGGCGCTCGGCGTCGCGGTGATCCCCGGCGACGAGGGGCCCCTCGGCTGGCGCCGCGTCCACGGCGCGATCGGCCTGGTCGACCTGGAGGCCCCTCCCGAGCTGCTCGCCTCCGCGCTCGGATCCCTGCGGATCTTCGCCGGGTACGCGGGCTGGGGCCCGCGCCAGCTGGAGTCCGAGCTGACCGACGGCGCCTGGTACGTCGTCGAGTCGGAGCCGGGCGACGTCTCGTCGACGGACCCCGAGGGCCTGTGGCGCGCGGTGCTGCGCCGCCAGCGCAGCGACCTGGCGATGGTGGCGACGTACCCGGACGATCCGTCGCTCAACTGA
- a CDS encoding DUF3039 domain-containing protein — protein sequence MSTLEPERGTGTGTLVEPTPQTSHGDGDHERYAHYVQKDKIMASALEGTPVVALCGKVWVPGRDPKKYPVCPMCKEIYESMGAGGDKDKGGKDKK from the coding sequence ATGAGCACTCTTGAGCCCGAGCGCGGGACAGGTACGGGGACCCTCGTAGAGCCGACGCCGCAGACATCGCACGGTGACGGCGACCACGAGCGCTACGCCCACTATGTCCAGAAGGACAAGATCATGGCGAGCGCCCTCGAGGGGACGCCGGTCGTCGCGCTCTGCGGCAAGGTCTGGGTGCCGGGCCGGGACCCGAAGAAGTACCCGGTGTGTCCCATGTGCAAGGAGATCTACGAGTCCATGGGCGCCGGCGGCGACAAGGACAAGGGCGGCAAGGACAAGAAGTAG
- a CDS encoding carbohydrate ABC transporter permease, with amino-acid sequence MNPVRARVRRPWRLAAEASALLIALVVAFPLYWMVLGALKPAGEIESTEPRPWTLAPSLDSFRRVFQQEEFGRYFLNSLIVAGTVVVVSALVAFLAATAVTRFRFRFRTTLLIMFLVAQMVPVEALTIPLFFLMRDFGQLNTLGSLILPHLAFSLPFAVWMLRGFVKAVPEALEEAAYIDGASRTRFLWQILFPLVFPGLVATSVFSFISTWNDFLFAKSFIISDTSQSTLPMALLVFFKPDENDWGGIMAASTVMTIPVLVFFVLVQRRLVSGLGGAVKD; translated from the coding sequence GTGAATCCGGTACGGGCGAGGGTGCGGAGGCCGTGGCGCCTCGCCGCCGAGGCGTCGGCCCTCCTGATCGCCCTCGTCGTCGCCTTCCCCCTCTACTGGATGGTGCTCGGCGCCCTCAAACCGGCCGGCGAGATCGAGTCGACCGAGCCGAGACCTTGGACGCTCGCCCCCTCCCTCGACTCCTTCCGGCGCGTCTTCCAACAGGAGGAATTCGGCCGGTACTTCCTCAACAGCCTGATCGTCGCGGGCACCGTCGTCGTGGTCTCCGCCCTCGTCGCATTCCTCGCGGCGACCGCGGTGACAAGGTTCCGGTTCAGGTTCCGCACGACGCTTCTCATCATGTTCCTGGTCGCGCAGATGGTGCCCGTCGAGGCCCTCACCATTCCGCTCTTCTTCCTCATGCGGGATTTCGGGCAGCTCAACACACTCGGTTCACTGATCCTGCCCCACCTGGCGTTCTCCCTGCCGTTCGCCGTGTGGATGCTCCGGGGCTTTGTGAAGGCCGTCCCTGAAGCGCTTGAGGAAGCCGCGTACATCGACGGGGCGAGCCGCACCCGGTTCCTCTGGCAGATCCTTTTCCCGCTGGTCTTTCCCGGCCTCGTGGCGACCAGCGTCTTCTCGTTCATCTCCACCTGGAACGACTTCCTGTTCGCGAAGTCCTTCATCATCAGCGACACCTCACAGTCGACCCTGCCCATGGCCCTGCTCGTCTTCTTCAAGCCCGACGAGAACGACTGGGGCGGCATCATGGCGGCGTCGACGGTAATGACCATTCCGGTACTGGTCTTCTTCGTACTCGTACAGCGGCGCCTGGTGTCCGGGCTCGGCGGCGCGGTTAAGGACTGA
- a CDS encoding extracellular solute-binding protein encodes MKLPVRMAVPLAALALAAACAPGTSDNGSAGDDKSGTLRVWLFQEVNNQPKQKVVDEAVAAFEKSHKGADVKVEYIPVETRAEKIKAAFNDPKSAPDVIEYGNTDTAGYVKDGGLADVSKEFGAWAEAKDTDPTAEESVTVDGKIYGAPYFVGVRALYYRTDVFRDLKLDVPTTQAQLAATARKIHEKRPDLYGLAVGGAYTYGAMPFIWSQGGELAEKKGGSYESAVDSPAARKGIEAYTSLFGGDNCPAAKCAGMGGNDTVTAFASGKAGMAIGGDFSHQAMEDGKVKGKYAVVPLPGVDKGDIAPAFAGGNNIGVLKSTSHRTLAVDLMKSLASKKTQGELFDAMGFLPTYTDVRESVAKKEPFVAPFIKTLGAGAKFVPASPAWGQIDASLVLPSMFQEIVSGRKDVATASRDAAKKMDTAFRTAG; translated from the coding sequence ATGAAGCTCCCCGTCCGAATGGCCGTGCCCCTGGCCGCACTTGCCCTCGCCGCCGCCTGCGCCCCCGGGACCTCGGACAACGGCTCCGCCGGGGACGACAAGAGCGGGACCCTGCGCGTCTGGCTCTTCCAGGAGGTCAACAACCAGCCGAAGCAGAAGGTCGTCGACGAGGCCGTCGCCGCCTTCGAGAAGTCCCACAAGGGCGCCGACGTCAAGGTCGAGTACATACCCGTCGAGACCCGCGCCGAGAAGATCAAGGCCGCCTTCAACGACCCGAAGAGCGCCCCCGACGTCATCGAGTACGGCAACACCGACACCGCCGGATACGTCAAGGACGGCGGCCTCGCCGACGTGAGCAAGGAGTTCGGCGCCTGGGCCGAGGCCAAGGACACCGACCCGACGGCCGAGGAGTCCGTGACCGTCGACGGAAAGATCTACGGCGCCCCCTACTTCGTCGGCGTACGCGCCCTCTACTACCGCACCGACGTCTTCAGGGACCTCAAGCTCGACGTCCCTACGACACAGGCCCAACTCGCCGCCACGGCACGGAAGATCCACGAGAAGAGGCCGGACCTGTACGGACTCGCGGTCGGCGGCGCCTACACGTACGGCGCCATGCCCTTCATCTGGTCCCAGGGCGGAGAACTCGCCGAGAAGAAGGGCGGATCGTACGAGTCGGCCGTCGACAGCCCGGCCGCGCGCAAGGGCATCGAGGCGTACACGTCTCTTTTCGGCGGCGACAACTGTCCCGCCGCGAAGTGCGCGGGCATGGGCGGCAACGACACCGTCACCGCGTTCGCCTCCGGCAAGGCCGGCATGGCCATCGGCGGCGACTTCAGCCACCAGGCCATGGAGGACGGCAAGGTGAAGGGCAAGTACGCCGTCGTGCCGCTGCCCGGCGTGGACAAGGGCGACATCGCCCCCGCCTTCGCGGGCGGCAACAACATCGGCGTACTCAAGAGCACCTCGCACCGCACGCTCGCCGTTGACCTCATGAAGAGCCTCGCCTCGAAGAAGACGCAGGGCGAACTCTTCGACGCGATGGGCTTCCTGCCCACATACACGGACGTCCGCGAGAGTGTCGCGAAGAAGGAGCCCTTCGTCGCGCCCTTCATCAAGACCCTCGGCGCCGGCGCCAAGTTCGTGCCCGCCTCGCCCGCCTGGGGCCAGATCGACGCCTCACTCGTCCTGCCGTCCATGTTCCAGGAGATCGTCAGCGGGCGTAAGGACGTGGCGACGGCCTCGCGGGACGCGGCGAAGAAGATGGACACTGCCTTCCGCACCGCGGGCTGA